A genome region from Bradyrhizobium commune includes the following:
- a CDS encoding Flp family type IVb pilin: MVLKFWSDESGATAIEYGLIAAGIALAIITVVNNLGTSLNDKFGSISSSLK, encoded by the coding sequence ATGGTTTTGAAGTTCTGGTCCGATGAGTCCGGCGCGACCGCGATCGAATACGGCCTGATCGCGGCCGGTATCGCGCTGGCAATCATCACCGTGGTGAACAACCTCGGCACCAGCCTGAACGACAAGTTCGGTTCGATTAGCAGCTCCCTGAAGTAA
- a CDS encoding phytoene desaturase family protein gives MSDQQYDVVIIGAGHNGLTCAAYLAAAGLRVHVVERRNVVGGAAVTEEFHPGFRNSVAAYTVSLLNPQVIRDLGLAEQGLRVVERRAQNFLPAPDGSYLLTGEGRTKASVARLSARDADALDGFSRELENIADVLRQFVLRAPPNLLDSFGIGAIREAANALTTANILRGLTLEQSRDLLDLFTRSAGEMLDERFEHDLVKALFGFDAIVGNYASPYAAGSAYVMLHHAFGEVNGKKGVWGHAIGGMGAITQAMARAARDRGVTIDLDAGVREVVVERDRAVGVALENGKTIRAKYVAANVNPKLLYTRLIAADALPQDFLARIRHWKNGSGTFRMNVALDRLPSFTALPGDGDHLTSGIILAPSLGYMDRAWLDARAQGWSRQPIIEMLIPSTLDDTLAPAGHHVASLFCQHVAPELPDGKSWDDHREEVADLMIATVDSYAPGFASSVLGRQILSPLDLERQFGLIGGDIFHGALTLNQLFSARPMLGHADYRGPLRGLYHCGSGAHPGGGVTGAPGHNAAQAILRDHRGLFASRG, from the coding sequence ATGTCCGATCAGCAATATGACGTCGTCATCATCGGCGCTGGCCATAACGGCCTCACCTGCGCAGCCTATCTCGCGGCGGCGGGCTTGCGCGTCCACGTGGTCGAGCGCCGCAACGTGGTCGGCGGTGCCGCAGTGACCGAGGAGTTTCACCCTGGCTTCCGCAACTCGGTTGCGGCCTACACGGTGAGCCTGCTCAATCCACAGGTGATCCGCGACCTGGGGCTCGCCGAGCAGGGCCTGCGCGTGGTCGAGCGGCGCGCGCAGAATTTCCTGCCCGCCCCCGACGGCAGCTATCTCCTCACCGGCGAAGGACGGACGAAGGCGTCCGTCGCGCGGCTCAGCGCGCGTGACGCGGATGCGCTCGACGGATTTTCGCGCGAGCTGGAGAACATCGCGGACGTGCTGCGGCAGTTCGTGCTGCGTGCGCCGCCGAACCTGCTCGACAGTTTTGGCATTGGCGCGATCCGCGAGGCCGCGAACGCGCTGACGACGGCCAACATCCTGCGCGGATTGACGCTGGAGCAGAGCCGCGACCTGCTCGATCTCTTCACCCGCTCGGCCGGCGAGATGCTGGACGAGCGGTTCGAGCACGACCTCGTCAAGGCGCTGTTCGGCTTCGACGCCATCGTCGGCAATTATGCCAGCCCCTACGCCGCGGGCTCGGCCTATGTGATGCTGCATCACGCCTTCGGCGAGGTGAACGGCAAGAAGGGCGTCTGGGGCCACGCCATCGGCGGCATGGGCGCGATCACGCAGGCGATGGCGCGCGCCGCGCGCGACCGCGGCGTCACGATCGACCTTGATGCCGGCGTGCGCGAGGTCGTCGTCGAGCGCGACCGCGCCGTCGGCGTGGCGCTGGAGAACGGCAAGACGATCCGCGCGAAATACGTCGCGGCCAACGTCAATCCAAAGCTGCTCTATACGCGGCTGATTGCGGCTGATGCGCTGCCGCAAGACTTCCTCGCCCGCATCCGGCACTGGAAGAACGGCTCCGGCACCTTCCGCATGAACGTGGCGCTGGACCGCCTGCCCTCTTTCACCGCACTGCCGGGCGACGGCGATCACCTCACCTCCGGCATCATCCTGGCCCCAAGCCTCGGCTATATGGACCGCGCCTGGCTCGATGCGCGCGCACAAGGCTGGAGCCGGCAGCCGATCATCGAGATGCTGATCCCCTCGACACTCGACGACACGCTCGCGCCGGCAGGCCACCATGTCGCAAGCCTGTTCTGCCAGCACGTCGCGCCCGAGCTGCCCGACGGAAAATCCTGGGACGATCATCGCGAGGAGGTTGCTGATCTCATGATCGCAACGGTGGACAGCTACGCGCCGGGCTTTGCGTCCAGCGTGCTCGGCCGCCAGATCCTCTCGCCGCTCGACCTCGAGCGGCAGTTCGGCCTCATCGGCGGCGACATCTTCCACGGCGCGCTGACGCTGAACCAACTGTTCTCGGCGCGGCCGATGCTCGGCCATGCCGATTATCGCGGGCCATTGAGAGGCCTCTACCATTGCGGCTCCGGCGCTCACCCCGGCGGTGGTGTCACCGGCGCACCCGGCCACAACGCAGCGCAGGCGATTTTAAGGGATCACCGCGGCCTGTTCGCAAGCCGTGGATAG
- a CDS encoding DUF6915 family protein — translation MAHPYHHAVRSARLFGGVAEDYLAIHDWFDESKAHLADVRHRALRHHSEGIFLCETIFGATLTNSIGKQVPVRTVGEQHVKDDLGWIPSVKDWLQHIEVQPWMGRTPFRPQTDEAGSLVPAEVADDGGTA, via the coding sequence ATGGCGCATCCCTATCACCATGCTGTCCGTTCGGCGCGTTTGTTCGGCGGCGTAGCTGAGGATTATCTTGCAATCCATGATTGGTTCGACGAGAGCAAGGCGCATCTGGCCGACGTGCGTCATCGTGCGCTCCGCCACCATAGCGAGGGCATCTTCCTGTGTGAGACAATTTTTGGTGCAACGCTGACGAACAGCATCGGCAAGCAGGTGCCGGTGCGGACGGTCGGAGAACAACACGTCAAGGACGATCTCGGCTGGATCCCGTCGGTCAAGGATTGGTTGCAGCATATCGAGGTCCAGCCGTGGATGGGGCGGACACCGTTCCGGCCGCAGACGGACGAAGCCGGATCGCTTGTCCCCGCGGAGGTCGCCGACGACGGTGGAACAGCCTGA
- a CDS encoding alpha/beta fold hydrolase codes for MKRGIAVFASVAALMGFLYFIAGKWAIHHSTMAFADILRGDRDVTVEVSVRRDREMESLAEMIDLPVVILSHGNTVKHTEYSFLTNTFAARGYLVVSIQHDLSSDDPMVTKAGEEYVGRRSQYNRGIANILFTIDELKKSYPNADYRHLTLVGHSNGGDISMYFAKLHPELVKKVVTLDNLRVPFVTDGKVKILSFRSKDPQFKADPGVVPDDETCAKAGIQVVRTEFQHNDLSDRGSDQVKGFIEGAVHDFLNDLGEDDSPFNLPRLAKPRPTIDQLAAAVPGN; via the coding sequence ATGAAGCGAGGCATTGCCGTTTTCGCCTCAGTCGCGGCGCTGATGGGCTTCCTCTATTTCATTGCCGGCAAATGGGCGATCCACCACAGCACCATGGCGTTCGCCGACATTCTACGCGGCGACCGCGACGTGACCGTGGAGGTCTCCGTTCGCCGCGACCGCGAGATGGAATCACTGGCGGAAATGATCGATCTGCCGGTCGTGATTCTCAGCCACGGCAACACGGTCAAGCACACCGAGTATTCGTTCCTCACCAACACATTCGCCGCCCGCGGCTATCTGGTCGTCAGCATCCAGCACGATCTTTCGAGCGACGATCCCATGGTGACGAAAGCCGGCGAGGAATATGTCGGCCGCCGCTCGCAATACAATCGCGGCATCGCCAACATCCTGTTCACGATCGACGAGCTCAAGAAGAGCTATCCGAACGCTGACTACCGCCATTTGACCCTGGTGGGACATTCCAACGGCGGCGACATCTCGATGTATTTCGCAAAACTGCATCCGGAGCTGGTGAAGAAGGTCGTCACGCTCGACAATCTGCGCGTACCCTTCGTCACCGACGGCAAGGTCAAGATTCTGTCCTTCCGCTCGAAGGATCCGCAGTTCAAGGCCGATCCTGGCGTCGTCCCCGACGACGAGACCTGCGCCAAGGCGGGCATCCAGGTGGTCAGGACCGAATTCCAGCACAACGATCTCAGCGACCGCGGCTCGGATCAGGTCAAGGGCTTCATCGAGGGCGCGGTGCACGACTTCCTCAACGACCTCGGCGAGGACGACAGCCCGTTCAACCTGCCGCGCCTGGCAAAGCCGCGGCCCACGATCGACCAGCTCGCGGCGGCAGTGCCCGGGAATTGA
- a CDS encoding 50S ribosomal protein L11 methyltransferase, producing the protein MQPSPTHRASFSIGNEAAARRVVDVLTEVFFDGDAAVAAFERPDGQWDVTLHFAEAPDQPLLRELVATTAGNEIAATLAFDTIEAKDWVKASLEDLVPVPAGRFVVHGSHDRDRVAPNKLGIEIEAALAFGTGHHGTTRGCLLLLDHVLKHARPQRVLDLGTGTGVLAIAAAKTLHRAVLASDIDPPSVRVAAENAALNEAGRHVRVIHATGFAAPDFAKCGPFDLVLANILANPLRQLAGPMTRHLAPGARVILSGLLTHQAPAVIAAYRARGLVPLRHLRIEGWSSLLLRKMD; encoded by the coding sequence ATGCAGCCGTCCCCCACCCATCGCGCGTCCTTTTCGATCGGCAATGAAGCCGCGGCCAGGCGCGTCGTCGACGTCCTGACCGAGGTCTTTTTCGACGGCGATGCGGCGGTCGCGGCATTCGAGCGGCCGGACGGGCAATGGGATGTCACGCTGCATTTCGCCGAGGCGCCGGACCAACCGTTGCTGCGCGAACTCGTTGCAACCACAGCAGGAAACGAGATCGCCGCCACGCTCGCCTTCGACACGATCGAGGCCAAGGACTGGGTCAAGGCGAGCCTGGAAGATCTTGTCCCGGTGCCGGCCGGGCGCTTCGTCGTCCACGGCAGCCACGACCGCGATCGCGTGGCACCAAACAAGCTCGGAATCGAGATCGAAGCGGCACTCGCCTTCGGCACCGGTCACCACGGAACCACGCGTGGCTGTTTACTTCTGCTTGACCATGTCCTGAAACATGCGCGGCCGCAGCGCGTGCTCGATCTCGGCACCGGGACCGGCGTACTGGCCATTGCGGCGGCGAAAACGCTGCATCGCGCCGTGCTCGCCTCCGACATCGACCCGCCCTCGGTGCGGGTCGCGGCCGAGAACGCGGCGCTGAATGAAGCAGGTCGCCATGTGCGGGTGATCCACGCCACCGGCTTCGCCGCGCCCGATTTTGCCAAATGCGGGCCGTTCGACCTGGTCCTGGCCAACATCCTTGCCAATCCGTTACGACAATTGGCTGGGCCGATGACGCGGCATCTCGCGCCCGGCGCGCGTGTCATCCTCTCCGGCCTCTTGACGCACCAGGCGCCTGCCGTGATCGCCGCCTACCGCGCCCGCGGCCTGGTGCCGCTGCGGCATTTGCGGATCGAGGGGTGGAGCAGCTTGTTGCTGCGGAAGATGGATTGA
- a CDS encoding spermidine synthase, with protein sequence MDSIVQPGATEQPSSSRNRLLLTVYTAAIFVSALLLFSVQPLFTKMVLPRLGGSPAVWSVAMVFFQSLLLAGYAYAHLLMQIKSRVVPVVVHLVLLIAAFVTLPLGIATAWGEPPASGYAFWLLGLFVMSIGLPFFALAANNPLLQAWFVRTGHPDGHDPYFLYASSNIGSFLALLSYPFLLEPMFTLHTQNRLWTGGYGLLILLIAACGVLLLRSPKLAVANAQAEEASAPAPTLVTRLRWIFLAAVPSGLLIAVTAHISTDVAAAPLLWVLPLSLYLLTWVVVFQSRPLLPHKWMLMLQPVAIAGVIFLLAFGGEQNLLLTLGGHQLCFFVIAMACHGELARTRPAAKYLTGFYVALSFGGMVGGLFAGLVAPFTFSWIAEYPILVALAALCRPSEDERLAGIVKWYWLVLAALAVALVAPSYMTGDLSTWFEDHRVWIAGAVGVLAALLALALNAGRWKIFATVALALALTRIYPADEGRVTTVRSFFGVHKIVETPGGYFHVLMHGTTIHGAERFRNNDGTPVTGRPEPITYYHKDGGIGQAITAVRERKGAPLKVAAIGVGSGTLACAAEPGEDWKFFEIDQSMVDAARDPKNFRYISSCQPDLKPVIGDARLTFAKEPDGVYDLIIVDAYSSDAIPIHLATQEAMKIYKDKLSPHGAVVMHVSNRHLDLEPVVVGIADANGLKSWVYDEDSGRDSDYIFSTDVVISARDEADVGKLAASKQWEETDPDEKVRVWTDDYSNILGALYRRLRFGEQ encoded by the coding sequence ATGGATTCGATCGTGCAACCCGGCGCCACGGAGCAGCCGTCCTCGTCGCGCAACCGGCTGCTGCTGACGGTCTATACGGCCGCGATCTTCGTCAGCGCGCTGCTGTTGTTCTCGGTGCAGCCGCTGTTCACGAAAATGGTGCTGCCGCGGCTCGGCGGCTCGCCGGCGGTGTGGTCGGTGGCGATGGTGTTCTTCCAGTCGCTGCTGCTTGCGGGTTACGCCTATGCGCATCTGCTCATGCAGATCAAGAGCCGCGTGGTTCCGGTCGTGGTGCATCTGGTGCTACTGATCGCGGCCTTCGTCACGCTGCCGCTCGGCATCGCTACCGCCTGGGGCGAGCCGCCCGCGTCCGGCTATGCGTTCTGGCTGCTCGGCCTGTTCGTGATGTCGATCGGGCTGCCGTTCTTCGCGCTCGCCGCCAACAATCCGCTGCTGCAAGCCTGGTTCGTCCGCACCGGCCATCCTGACGGACACGATCCCTACTTCCTCTATGCCTCCTCCAACATCGGCAGCTTCCTCGCGCTGCTGTCCTATCCGTTCCTGCTGGAGCCGATGTTCACGCTGCACACGCAGAACCGGCTCTGGACCGGTGGCTATGGCCTCCTGATCCTCCTGATCGCGGCCTGCGGCGTGCTGCTGTTGCGCTCGCCGAAGCTGGCTGTTGCTAATGCGCAAGCGGAAGAAGCCAGTGCACCGGCACCGACGCTGGTGACGCGGCTGCGCTGGATCTTCCTTGCCGCGGTGCCGTCGGGCCTGCTGATCGCGGTGACCGCGCATATCTCGACCGACGTGGCGGCGGCGCCGCTGCTGTGGGTGCTGCCGCTGTCGCTGTACCTGCTGACCTGGGTGGTGGTGTTCCAGTCGCGCCCGCTGCTGCCGCACAAATGGATGCTGATGCTCCAGCCGGTCGCGATCGCGGGCGTCATCTTCCTGCTTGCCTTCGGCGGCGAGCAGAATTTGCTGCTCACGCTCGGCGGCCATCAACTCTGCTTCTTCGTCATTGCCATGGCCTGCCATGGTGAACTGGCGCGGACCCGGCCGGCCGCGAAATATCTCACCGGCTTCTACGTCGCGCTGTCGTTCGGCGGCATGGTCGGCGGTCTTTTTGCGGGCCTTGTTGCGCCCTTCACCTTCTCCTGGATCGCCGAATATCCGATCCTGGTCGCGCTCGCGGCGCTGTGCCGGCCGTCGGAGGACGAACGTCTTGCCGGCATCGTCAAATGGTACTGGCTGGTGCTCGCCGCGCTCGCGGTGGCGCTGGTTGCTCCGTCGTACATGACGGGCGATCTCTCGACCTGGTTCGAGGATCACCGTGTCTGGATCGCTGGTGCCGTCGGCGTCCTGGCCGCGCTATTGGCGCTCGCGCTCAACGCCGGCCGCTGGAAGATCTTTGCCACCGTCGCGTTGGCGCTGGCCTTGACGCGGATCTATCCGGCCGACGAAGGCCGCGTCACCACCGTGCGCAGCTTCTTCGGCGTGCACAAGATCGTGGAGACGCCGGGTGGCTATTTCCATGTGCTGATGCACGGCACCACCATTCACGGCGCCGAACGCTTTCGCAACAATGACGGCACGCCGGTCACCGGCCGGCCCGAGCCGATCACCTATTATCACAAGGACGGCGGCATCGGTCAGGCCATCACCGCGGTCCGCGAGCGCAAGGGCGCGCCGCTGAAGGTCGCCGCGATCGGCGTCGGATCGGGCACGCTCGCCTGCGCGGCCGAGCCCGGCGAGGACTGGAAGTTCTTCGAGATCGACCAGTCCATGGTCGATGCCGCGCGTGATCCGAAGAATTTCCGTTACATATCGAGTTGCCAGCCGGACCTCAAGCCGGTGATCGGCGATGCGCGTCTCACTTTTGCGAAGGAGCCCGACGGCGTCTACGACCTCATCATCGTCGATGCCTATTCATCCGATGCGATCCCGATTCATCTTGCTACACAAGAGGCGATGAAGATCTACAAGGACAAGCTCTCCCCGCATGGCGCCGTGGTGATGCACGTCTCCAACCGGCATCTCGATCTCGAGCCGGTCGTGGTTGGCATTGCCGATGCGAATGGTCTGAAAAGCTGGGTCTACGACGAGGATTCGGGCCGCGATTCCGACTACATCTTCTCGACCGACGTCGTCATCTCCGCGCGCGATGAGGCCGATGTCGGCAAGCTCGCCGCCTCCAAGCAATGGGAGGAGACCGATCCGGACGAGAAGGTGCGGGTCTGGACCGACGACTATTCCAACATCCTCGGTGCGCTGTACCGGCGTTTGCGGTTCGGGGAGCAGTAG
- a CDS encoding IS701 family transposase — MDLNQGEGSEARFTAYVAGLGSVIGQAVRMRPLRDYCTGLMLPGERKSVEPMAARTAPARTAAQHQSLLHFVGNATWSDADVLAKVREMALPAIEKSGPIEAWIIDDTSFPKQGKHSVGVHHQYCGQLGKQANCQVAVSLSIANHAASLPATYRLYLPETWAKDRARRKKAGVPKEIKFRTKPEIALEQIRWACEAGLPRGVGLMDTAYGNDSRLRAGMTALGVLYVAGILPNTLMWRPGTRPRRKDKPLNNTGRRDEPDLVSAKEVTLALPKQAWRTVTWREGSADRLSSRFARVRVRVGYNKLIPEKLSPEWLLIEWPEGEAEPTKYWLSTLPETISFERLVDLAKLRWRIERDYQELKQEVGLSHYEGRGWRGFHHHATLCIAAYGFLIAEQATIPPSGPRSAAPVPLPRLPDDYRPRGSAHAA, encoded by the coding sequence ATGGATCTCAATCAGGGTGAAGGCAGCGAGGCACGGTTTACGGCGTATGTGGCGGGGCTTGGAAGTGTGATCGGTCAGGCCGTGCGGATGAGACCACTGCGTGACTATTGCACCGGCTTGATGCTGCCGGGTGAACGCAAGAGCGTCGAGCCGATGGCGGCGCGCACGGCCCCGGCGCGGACGGCAGCCCAGCACCAATCACTGTTGCATTTTGTCGGTAACGCGACCTGGTCGGACGCGGACGTGCTTGCCAAGGTCCGCGAGATGGCGCTGCCCGCGATCGAGAAGAGCGGGCCGATCGAGGCGTGGATCATCGACGACACGTCATTCCCCAAGCAGGGCAAGCATTCGGTCGGCGTCCACCACCAATATTGCGGTCAGCTCGGCAAGCAGGCCAACTGCCAGGTGGCGGTGTCTCTGTCGATCGCCAACCATGCCGCCAGTCTTCCAGCGACTTATCGGCTGTATTTGCCGGAGACTTGGGCGAAGGATCGCGCGCGCCGGAAGAAGGCGGGCGTTCCGAAGGAGATCAAGTTTAGGACCAAACCAGAGATCGCGCTGGAGCAGATACGTTGGGCTTGCGAGGCCGGCCTGCCGCGCGGTGTCGGATTGATGGACACGGCCTATGGCAATGACTCGCGGCTACGCGCGGGAATGACAGCCTTGGGCGTGCTCTATGTAGCCGGCATTTTGCCTAATACATTGATGTGGCGACCCGGCACTCGCCCACGGCGCAAGGACAAGCCGCTGAACAATACCGGCCGACGCGACGAGCCCGATCTTGTCTCGGCCAAGGAAGTGACGCTTGCTCTGCCGAAGCAGGCCTGGCGTACGGTGACGTGGCGGGAAGGCTCGGCCGACCGGCTGTCCTCGCGCTTTGCACGTGTGCGCGTCCGTGTCGGGTACAACAAACTGATCCCCGAGAAGCTGTCGCCGGAATGGCTGCTGATCGAATGGCCCGAGGGGGAAGCAGAGCCTACCAAATACTGGCTCTCAACGCTGCCGGAGACCATCAGCTTCGAGCGGCTCGTCGATCTCGCCAAGCTTCGCTGGCGCATCGAGCGCGACTATCAAGAACTCAAGCAAGAGGTCGGGCTCAGTCACTACGAGGGACGCGGCTGGCGTGGCTTCCATCACCACGCAACTCTGTGCATCGCAGCCTACGGCTTCCTGATCGCCGAGCAGGCGACGATTCCCCCCTCAGGACCTCGTTCCGCCGCGCCAGTCCCGCTACCTCGCTTACCCGACGATTATCGACCCAGAGGCTCCGCCCACGCGGCCTGA